gagccctccctgtgACCATCACACCTCTCCCATCCTTCAGGTGGTGaacccagagccctccctgtgACCATCACacctctccatcctgctggtGGTGAACACAGAGCCCTCTCTCTGACCATCACACCTCTCCATCCTTCAGGTGGTGAACCCAGAGCCCTCCCTCTGCGCCTCTCCATCCTTCTGTGGAGCCCTGGGTTCTGGTGGTGAACCCAGAGCCCTCCCACTGACTACCATGGAGCCCCCAGCTCACAACCAGGAGACCTCCACCCTTCCCAGAACGAAGACAGCAGAAGTCCTTAACTCAGAGCTGAATGATGCTGTGTACAGCAAGaacaaagcagctgtgctggagctgctggagcggGGGGCAGATGTGAATTCCAAGGTGGGCAGTGGCTGGACACCCCTGCAGACCGCAGTGAGGATCGATGAGGAGGAGCTGGTCCGGCTTCTGCTGGCCAGGGGAGCCTCTGTGCATGCCAGGAAGGACAATGGGGGCACAGCCTTTACTGAGGCAGGGATTGCAGGGAACGTGGAGGTCCTGGAGCTCCTCCTGGAGCATGGCTCAGACATCCACGAGCAGGACATCAACGGCTTCACAGCCTTCATGGAGGCTGCGTGGTACGGGAGGGAGGAAGCCTTGAGGTTCCTCTACAGCAGAGGGGCAAAGGTGAATTTGAGGAGGGAGCCCAGCCAGGAGAAAGCCAAGCTGCACAAAGGAGGGGCCACAGCGCTGATGGACGCTTGCAGGGAGCGCCACTTCTCAGCTGTGAAAATCCTGGTCCAGGAGATGGGGGCTGATGTGAACATCCGTGACAACAGAGACAGGAATGCCCTGATCCATGCCCTAAAGGAGGGTTCAGGCAAAAGAAAGCACGTGTCACCTGTGCCCATAGTTCATTTCCTGCTGGAGCACGGTGTGGATGTGAAGAGCAAAGATGAATGTGGGAAAACTGCCCTCATCCTGGCTGTTGAAATGGAGAGCCCGGAGCTGGTGACAGCTTTGCTGGAGAAGGATGAGATAGATATTGATGATGCAGATGAGGAAGGCAACACAGCCCTGATGGTGGCTGTGGAGAAAGATGACCGCAGAATAGCAAAGTTGTTGTGTGAAAAGGGAGCGAGGACGGATCGTGGGAATCTGATTGCAGTTGCCAGAAGGAATCGTTCTCGCAGCATGGAAAATCTTCTTCATGAGCACAGGGTCAGGTTTGTTCCAGAAACCCCCAGAGCATGGGAGCCACACAGCAAACGCTGGAGGGATCAGCTGAAAAGCCTCGATCAAATGTATCGCCCCATGATTGGCAAACTGAAGACATTTCCATACATCCAGCAGAAAATTCAGGATGGCATCTACCTCGGGCTCCATGGGGGGACAGAGGTGGCAGTGCAAATAACTCGCAGTGCAGAGGGTGACAGAGAGAAAGAGTTCCTTGAGAAATGTTCTCACAGCGAACATCTACTGAAGCTCTTCCAgtctgagaaggaaaaaggctGCATGTACTTGTGCTTCCCACTCTGGGAGAAAAACCTCCAGGAGCACCTGCAGGACCCTGAGGGTCAGAAGGATTacaaagctgctctgaagaCCATCTTCCAGGCACTGAGAGAGCTACACTCCCTTGGGTTTGCTCACCAGGATCTACAACCCGGGAACTTCGTAATAGGTTACGTTTTGATTTCCTTATactttcattttgctttctttatgttttcattttgctctCCCTGAAGTTTAGAGAAGAAGGTGCCTCACAGCTGTCTGTAAAAGTAGAGATGTCTTTGTGCTGAATGGGGTGGCTTTAGATCTCTGTGGtgctgttcacaggggtcccaggatgagggaagagagaagaatcttgactccatgtttcagaaggctgatttattattttatgatgtatattatattaaaatatactaaaagaagagaagaaaggatttcatcagaaggcttgaaaggaaaggaatggaatgataataaaatcttgtgactgacctgagtctgagccagctggactgtgattggccatgaattaaaaacaaccacatgagaccaatcacagatccatcTGTtgtattccacagcagcagataaccattgtttacattttgttcctgaggcctctcagcttctcaggagaaaagatcctaatgagaggattttttcataaaatatgtctgtgacagatcTGCTCTTTAAATAAGTACAGATAGGTTCACAGAGAGAACAAGCTTACACATCCCATTAGCTCTGCCCACcgctccagggctctgcaggcagacCAACCCATCACAGGTGCCTCCAGAGAACTGTGTTTTAAAGAAGGGGCCATCCAGAAGTCAGCAATGGACCATATGAAGTTTTCCACCTTTATTTGCTAACAATTTCTCTTATTTCCCCAGATTTAGGTGGCAAAATTTACTTGGCGGACTTTGGTAATAGAAGAAGGTCGATTGAAGGCCAAGAAGAACTTGTAAAGTCAGATCTACAGGTAAGTTCTCTGTGAACCTACCTGTGGCTTAAAATGTTGGGTGCTCTGTAGCTGTGGGTCCTAGGGAAAGGCTTTTTGAATTTCCAGCTAGAAAATGTTTTTGATTTGTGGGGAAATTGGTGTAGTGACAGGTGTTGCATAAGAGGGATGTTGGTTTGGATGCCCATCTCCTCTGTCCTGGTGCACACAGCTTCGAGGTTTGTGTTGGGTGTGTTGAGTCTTAACTTCTTTTTGCCAGGGTCAGGATTAAATGCATATAGATGGTATTTCTTGTTGGGACTCAGATGTTCAGTAGTTCTTATCTATATTGcagtctcacaaaccctgagttctAGAGCACTTCACTCTAACGAACTAAAAATGGAGCCATGTTTCTCTCGGtctacaaggccttttaaggataaactgtccaattgAGAAAtaacacctaaattatttttacttttaacccaatgACCCAAcccattttaattatttttacttttaccCAAACCACCTGTAGCCCGCAACATGGACTTTTTTctccaattacacaaaaccacccaaacccatggagaagaaggtgaagaagaaggaccagcctctgccctaaaacctccatcttgctttatattTATTACTATAGtctaaacccttaaactctaagttttccaccatgtgatattacacacttttAATCAAACTACACACCCATAATCTCAGTTTTATCattcaattttggaagccttctccatGGCTTCAGGTGAAACGCAGTGTTCTTTTGGGGGTCAgtgcctttcagcacagaaagggtAATGAGATGGGATAAAAGTCTAAAATTCTCAGTGACCAGGGTTCCAACAGGTGTGTATTTTATACTTCTGAGcccctgcagggtttggggatATGAGTCCTCTTCCATAGGGCTGGAGGCTGGGTGCCAGTGGCACGGGAGCAGTGATGTCTCTTtgcaggccctgggcaggctcGTGCTCTACATTTTAACAGGGGGTAGGAAAACCCTCCAGCAAGTTGGAATTGAGGATTTGGCTCCCAATTCCCCAGATTACACAGAGGCTCTGGACCTGGTACAAAGCCTGTCCTCTCCTGATGAACGAGGCTTGGAAGGGTTGAGCAAACATCCCTATTTCTGGAGCATTCAGAGGTAAGGCCTGGGAGTACAAAGGAGGTGGAATTTTGCTGTGGGAATTGCCTGTAGTGCTGGGAAATCCCACTGGGAGATCCCACTGCAGCTAATGAAGCTTCTCATCCCACAGCAGGTTCAACTTCCTGAAGAGTATATGGAATAAAATCAAAGatgaccaaaacaaaaaaagtatttttcaagaTCCTAATGTCACTAAGAAAGCTTTTCCTTATCCACAGTGGACCGAAACGGTAATTCTCTTGAATTTGGGTTGGTATCAGGCTTGAGCTGCACATTCAGGCAGAAGATTTTCTAAGTGTTTAAAAACTTGAAAAAGTAGCCCCACACAAAATACAGACAGCTGGAAATAACAATTCAGTCGAATTGTTTTGCATGTAGTCAGAGGATGTTGATACTAAAGGGAGCTCTGCTAACTGGGGTGATAAAAGGGGTTGATCATTCTCAAATTGGCTGGCAAATCTTCGAAGTCTATTGGGTTTTGTGGGGTGTGAAAGGCAGGGAATAATCTGTGTGCTTTCTTTCAGATTGACAAAGATATTTTACATGCCATGGAAAAACCCAGGAATGCAAAACCTAccaaatacagaaataatgtCACCCAACTGCTGAGGCTCATGAGAAACATGGATGAACATAAAGATGAAAAGTAAGTGTTCTCATCCTTGCCCCTGCCATCGAGTCagagaatatcctgagttggagaGGACCCTCAAGGATCACCAAGTCCTGTCTTTGCCCAGGACAAGCCCAAGTATCCCCACCACGTGCTTGAGAGATCTACCCAAGATGAAAGTGAAAGACAGATGGAGGTGTTGGAGCATtagccaaaaaataaaaataaaaaaaaagaaaaaagaaaaaaggaaaaaaggattgAGGAGTAGAAAAGTTGCAGCTCTGGGATTTCTAGGAAACCTCTCCAAGTTATCAGAAAGTGTCTCTggaatggcttttttttctgcaagggCATCCTCCCCTTGGACAGGCTTTAAAAACCCTGTTTGCTTTTGCTCTCTTTCAGGATCACCAACAAAATAGGAGACTATGCTGAGTATTTCCTGGAGGTTTTCCCAGAACTCACCATGTATGTGTACAACAGCTTACGGCAGAACCCCAGGTACAGCCACCTCGCAGACttccaggagcctcctccatAGCATGGCACTGCCTCCTGGCCCATGTCTGATCCGCCAtcactccttttttttcttatttattcaCCTCAAAAAGAGCTGAAGAGGTGCGTAAGGAGATGGAATAAAGCACATCCAGGGACAGAGTATGGAGGACTTGAATTAGGAAAAATTCCAAAGAGTCTGGTCTAACAACCACGAGCTTTGGATGCTGTGATTTGCACTGTGATTGTATGTTGcttatggaaatatttttcaggtgTTGAAAAGgttggtttttgtgggttttttttgtgtttctttgttttttttagtgtttttttgttgttggttttttgttttggttttttttcggtgtggttttgtttgtttgtttgtggtttttttgtttggtggtttgTTCATTTTTGGGCaggctttttgtttgcttgttttgttttttttctttgttggtttggtttctttgttttttggggcacttttttgtttgtttgtttttttgttttttgtggggttttttcccaaacTCCGATCATTGATCTTTCAATGACCCCATGCAGAAACAAACTTGAAATAAACTCAAATAAAAAACCGACTCTACGCTCCTTTAGGAACGAGGTTCCCCCATCCCCTCTGCACATGAAGAGAGGTTCTGCAGCACTGTCAAACCACCAGTGCTGCATCAGTGCTCCTGCCTTGGAGCAAAGGTCCTTCTGAGGGTCCCTGGAACCTCTTGAATACATCATGAAAGTTTGACTACACAGCTGTTGATGAGAAAATGCAACCTGGAGAACGCTGGCTCCTCTTGCACcaatatttttgggttttttacccttcctccctgttatttttttttttgttttcttgctcaTTGTGTGTTTCTCATGCCCAGAAGGCAGGAGGACACCCCGAGATGGGTGCCCAGGTCTCAGCAgtggggggagcagggggctATGGGGTGCCCTGGGCCATGGCAGCATTTCTGCTCTTGCATGAAGAGAGGTGAGGCCACAGGctgggctcctccagcctcctgTAAAATGCCACATTTCCTGCTTTCTGTGACCTTTGCGACTTCTACCATCACTGTGCTGTTCCAGTGAAGGGCTGGGTCAGGATAAGCGTATGAGCATAAGGCACTTACCTTAATGGTGAGAAATTAGCGAGTTTTCTATTATGACTTCTTTTTGTCATTCTCATCTACAAAATATGCTGTGTTTAAAAGAGATCCATACAAATATTTCAATGACATGCTTTAATCATCACTGCTTATTGTCCCATTGTGAAGAAATAATGTCAGGGCTCTGTTTGGATCAGCATTTTCCCTTGTGGGAAAATCTACTTTTTATTTTGGTCCTACGTAGAATCCATCCCAACTGAAACCCTTCAAGAACAGCACCTGAGCTATATTTTAAGGGATATGGTGATTCCATTGCTGTCCCCATGTCATTGAGGGGAGAATTCTGCTGTGGCAGGTGCAAAAGGGCACCCTGGCTGGGGAGGCACTAGGAGCTGGCACAAGATTTTGTTGTTCTGCTGTTACGCAACAGGCAGCCTCAAAACAGAGCAGTGACTaaacccagccaggctgtgatTTATCTCTCTGGGGTGATCTGGCTGCTGGGAAGAATTTCCAGGGATTGCTCCTGTGCTCTGTTTTGGTGTCAGAGAAGAGAGCTGATCCATGCACTGATGCTCCTGGAGCATCAGTGACACAGCTTTCCTGAAGAAGCTTCTTGAAAAACACACCTCGGTGGCACAGACACATCTGTGCTCACACTGGATCATTTCAGCTCTTCCTGTAGGGTTCCAAAGAGAGCTTTATTGAGCTTTTTCATCATAAGAGTCCACAAATGAAGAGCAACTCAAAAGATGGAAAGCAGGAGTTTATATTGGGATTTTGAGGGGTGGGGCAGAACACCAGGGCCAATGGGATGAGGGCACAGGATTGGAAGGGCCAATGGGATACATTAAATCTGCATATCACAGCAAGGCATGCTGGGAGAAGCCTTTTTCCTCACCCTGACAAAGTGGTTGTAGTTTGAAGGGTTTTTGGTCCAGAGGTGGTTGTGGATTTTTTACACACATCAACCCATgggagg
This DNA window, taken from Melospiza georgiana isolate bMelGeo1 chromosome 9, bMelGeo1.pri, whole genome shotgun sequence, encodes the following:
- the RNASEL gene encoding 2-5A-dependent ribonuclease, which encodes MEPPAHNQETSTLPRTKTAEVLNSELNDAVYSKNKAAVLELLERGADVNSKVGSGWTPLQTAVRIDEEELVRLLLARGASVHARKDNGGTAFTEAGIAGNVEVLELLLEHGSDIHEQDINGFTAFMEAAWYGREEALRFLYSRGAKVNLRREPSQEKAKLHKGGATALMDACRERHFSAVKILVQEMGADVNIRDNRDRNALIHALKEGSGKRKHVSPVPIVHFLLEHGVDVKSKDECGKTALILAVEMESPELVTALLEKDEIDIDDADEEGNTALMVAVEKDDRRIAKLLCEKGARTDRGNLIAVARRNRSRSMENLLHEHRVRFVPETPRAWEPHSKRWRDQLKSLDQMYRPMIGKLKTFPYIQQKIQDGIYLGLHGGTEVAVQITRSAEGDREKEFLEKCSHSEHLLKLFQSEKEKGCMYLCFPLWEKNLQEHLQDPEGQKDYKAALKTIFQALRELHSLGFAHQDLQPGNFVIDLGGKIYLADFGNRRRSIEGQEELVKSDLQALGRLVLYILTGGRKTLQQVGIEDLAPNSPDYTEALDLVQSLSSPDERGLEGLSKHPYFWSIQSRFNFLKSIWNKIKDDQNKKSIFQDPNVTKKAFPYPQWTETIDKDILHAMEKPRNAKPTKYRNNVTQLLRLMRNMDEHKDEKITNKIGDYAEYFLEVFPELTMYVYNSLRQNPRYSHLADFQEPPP